The Triticum aestivum cultivar Chinese Spring chromosome 4B, IWGSC CS RefSeq v2.1, whole genome shotgun sequence sequence acttcaagctgatcaagacctactggccgacagatggaccgaggtcctcacggccgaagagtatgaactcgaacgcccctccaaaagttacccaaaacgcaagttgctcccccgactagaggaggaagcatacaaacttgcatcaccagcgcacaatacggcagaccgaccacctcgtggtcgcgacagagaggcgtgcaagccctccaccaaaaccgtaccccggcatcgctcaaaaagcatgaagccacgggggaacgcgccggacttgcgggatatattggaggacaaggcaagacaatccagatctatctatggatcacatgggtgccccaagacccacgacgaataccgtcgcgccggatacaactactccgtctgggccgaacacagcagacaacactctctcgagctacgtcgcgatattgctcaatatagaggcgccgcacacccactatgcttcactgacgaagtaatggatcatcaaatccctgaagggtttaaacccgttaatatcgaatcctatgatgacacaacagaccccgcggtttggattgaggattatctcctccatatacatatggcccgcggcgacgatctccacgccatcaaatatctcccgctcaagcttaaaggaccagctcggcattggcttaacagcctgcccgcagagtcaattggatgctgggaagacctggaagccgcattcctcgacaacttccagggcacgtatgtgcgaccaccggacgcagatgacctaagccacataatccagcagccagacgaatcggccaggcaattctggacacggttcttaacaaagaaaaatcaaatcgtcgactatgattggccgtcgcatggcgcatggccgccgggtcggggcgatgcaggtgtcccggtcggagcagggcattgacggccggcgcagggcgacggCCGGACCGACGCGGAGGACGGCTGGCCCTGACAGGCCGCCTCGGCGCACGTGACTACCGGGTCGGAGGAAAGGCCGGCTGGTCGCGCCGGGGTCAAAGTATAGGCGCTCggtgtcgacggcggcggcgggcgacgcaaaccgatcaagcatagattggaaaaccaaaaagaaaaatgcTGATCAAAATGACCGATGAGAGAGCGAAAAAATCCGGAGCAAGGACtcggaaaaaagactctctagggcagccggtcaacacgaccggcggaagaaccctaggtacgggcggcgcggcccccggcggcggccatggaggccgaccgccccgcgggcggcgcgcaggtgcgaaacggcggcggcggctagggtttaggatcgacttgcgataggtaccatgttaaaagggagagagagtATTGGTGGAATAGTTTATTGTATTgattgagcctcatgggcatatatatagaaataCATGATCTACTTAAAGTACAAGGCAAGCCaaaatatttcctagtctaacttatatttcctaatacaatcacgttacttaACAGGCTCCATCGGCGGCTACGGAGAGACGATCTTCCTTCCACGGCTGGTCTTCAACTGGTGGCGGATTAGCTGCCCCGCCTTCTCGTGGTCACACCACGGGATGACCACAGCCGCCTGGGAGAAGAAACAAAAAAGCCGGCCAGCTCAAGTAAGGACGGTTGCGTGTCCTCAGTCCTAACAAAAATATTGGTGCATTTCCATACTAATAATTAATAGGTGAATTTCTGAACTTTCTCTACTTTAAATAGCAAATTCACCTATTAATATTAGTATGGAAATTTAGAAATTCACCTCCTCCTTGCTCAGAAATTTCTGAATTCACCTATTAATATTAGTATGGAAATTTACTCTAGTACTGTAATGTACCTCTATACTTTAAATAATCAATAGGTGCATTTAATATTCGTGTATCCAATAAATTGTTAATATCTTGATGTGTTCCGAAAATGCATAGCCCATGCGGGTGCACGGATTGACGACTAATACTTTTAATCATAAcagaggaggggggcaccgccccacTACCCCTTGTGTTGAAATGGGCTCCTCAGATCCACAAAGTCTCAGCTTACTATGAATATGATGAGTGAAAGACGTGGAGAATGTACCTATGTAGCTGTAGCATGTAGTGATGTAGTACTTGCCCTAATAGAATTGGAATGTTCCAATTGTAAGTGCGGTTGCAACCGCTTCCATCCCCTAAatcaaatgtgtgtgtgtgtgacagaaATCGACTCATGTACGTGACAAGTTTAGATCTAGGAGTGTAAGCTTGATTACATTTTTTCTGATTTTTCTACTTGTCATACATACTTAACAAGAAAAACCTTGGGTGCCAAGGCATCGATGGGCCCAGGAAACAGTGACACAGAGGGGACAACCTTGGGTTCAACACGGATTGGCTGTGATGAGGCGAGCAAGGACTGAGTTGCGGGGCGTGTTGGGGTTGGCCTGTGGGGCTATATGTGAATGGTGTTTGTGTGCGCGTAAGGATCTATCGAGTGTAACCGAAACTTGACGGCAAGATGAGCTGCTCTCTCTCGAATATTATTCCCTCCTTCTCCTCGACCTACcctacctcctccctcctccttgctcAGATCTGATCCAGCTACTAGAGGTACTTTACACTTGGTATTAGAGGTAGGGCGATCTGGAGACGGCTTGCTTGAAGCCAGGCTACCTCACCACACAAGCTATCAAGGCAGCGGTGATGGAGGAACAGTTGGCGGCGCTCATCAAATCTGTCAACAACAGCTGGACGACCACGGACGCGCGTTTGGACGCAATCCAAACCTTCCTCGAGCTTTGGAGGCTGGCGGTGACTCACCTCCAGCAGCAGGTGGATGAGTTGCGCTCCCAGGTTGGACGTATCACGCTCCACCCCATTCTGGTGGCGCCCGCAGAGCCAGATCCAGGCTCTGCCAGCAACGCGGTGGTGCATAAGGCACCTCCAACTCCATCGGGCGACCCGGGGCACCACGGGCCAGTACCCACGACGAGATCCACGACTCCAGAGGGCCGGCTCACGGGGTGGCCACCACCCTGGAACCGCCTCCGGTCAACGGTGCGTTTACATCCCACCGCCCCTCTCGTATCTACTCCAGTCTAGATCTGGTAGAGCACAACAAGGATGTAGAGAGTAGGGTGTACCAGAGTGGGCATGCATGTTGGGCGCTGCCTAAGATGGATTTTCCCCCGTTCGACGAAGACAATCCTCAGTTttggaggtctcgatgtgagaagcaCTTCGAAGTGTATGGAGTACAACCGAGCTCTGGGTTCGTTTGTCCACACTCCATTTCATGGGTAATGCGGCCCGTTGGCTGCAATTGCAGGAGGTGAAGAACACCCACCTCACTTGGGGACATTGTGTGGGGGGCTCTGTGAGAAATTTGGGCGTGAGCAGTATTAGGCACACATCCGACAGTTTATCACACTGCGGCAGAGAGGGAGTGTGAGCGAGTACATGAATAAATTCGAAGAGGTTATGCACCAAATTCTAGCTCACAATTGTGGATTCGACTCTCTTTATTTTACTATGCAGTTCCTTAAAGGACTCTGGCACGCCATTCATGCCAGTGTCATGTTACATCAACCAAAAGACCTCGATGTTGCCTTTTCTTTGGCTTGTCTACAGGAGGAGCTGTTGTAGGCCTTGTGGTGCCGAGAATACAGGTGCCAGGAGCCCACACCACCGCCCCAACAAGTGGCTTGACCTCTTCTTGCCCTGGGTGCTCCACCGGCATGTCAGTTGTTGCAGCCACGGAGGACCGTCGTGCTCTGGACGCAGCCAATGCACCTGACAGTGGGGTGCGTGGCGACGACAGAGTGGTAGTGTTGCACAATTACAGGAGCTCGCGTGGTTTGTGCTTCAAGTGCGGGGAGAGATGGGGGCAAAGGCGCCAATCTGCTCCCACAGTTCAGCCGAATGTGGTCGAGGAACTGCTGGAATTTCCGCGGCAGACCAAGCAGCATTTGGGGATCAAACTGAGGAGGCAGGGTACGTAGAGGAGAAGGAGGGGATATTATTTGAGAGATAGCAGCTCGTCTCGCCGTCCAGGTTCGGTTACATTTGATAGATCCTTACGCGCGCACACACCATACACATATAGCCCCACAGGCCAACCCCAACATGCCACGCAACTCACTCCTCGCTCGTCTTGTCACAACCAATCCGTGTTGAACTCAAGGTTGTCCCCTCTGTGTCGATGTTGCCTGGGCCCGTCGTTGCCTTGGCCCTGTCCTCTGCACGACACCTTACCACGTGAATTTGGAGTAGCTCAAGTGGATAACTGCTCGGTGCCAGATCTGGCCTCTTGGCTTCACGAGCATGAAGTGATGAGGGAACTATGGCAGCAACAGCTCAAACGAGCGCGggaccgtatgaggctccaggCCGACAAACATCACGCGGACAAAAAGTTTGTTGTGGGCGACATGGTTTATCTCCGCTTGCAACCCTTCCTCCAGACTTCCCTCGCACAACGACCTTACCAGAAGCTGGCCTTTCACTATTACGGGCCCTACAAGATTATAGCTCGCGTGGGAGCAGTAGCATACAAGCTGGCGCTGCCATGCACAAGCAAAATCCACAAATGTGGTCCATGTCTCTGAACTCAAGAAGGCGGTGTGGGTGATGGGGTGGAGGCAGATCAGGCCTGACCACCGTCGAACAACGTGTTGCACGCGATGCACATATCGATTCACGTAACTGACATGCGTGTGGTGCAGGTTCAGGGAAAAGCCATCGAGCGTGTTCAAGTTCAGTGGGAAGGGTTGCCACCGTCACTCTCGACATGGGAGGACCCGGAGCTACTTGGCCATCGATTCCCTAATTcaccggcttgggggcaagccgaTCTTCAAGGGGGGGGNNNNNNNNNNNNNNNNNNNNNNNNNNNNNNNNNNNNNNNNNNNNNNNNNNNNNNNNNNNNNNNNNNNNNNNNNNNNNNNNNNNNNNNNNNNNNNNNNNNNNNNNNNNNNNNNNNNNNNNNNNNNNNNNNNNNNNNNNNNNNNNNNNNNNNNNNNNNNNNNNNNNNNNNNNNNNNNNNNNNNNNNNNNNNNNNNNNNNNNNNNNNNNNNNNNNNNNNNNNNNNNNNNNNNNNNNNNNNNNNNNNNNNNNNNNNNNNNNNNNNNNNNNNNNNNNNNNNNNNNNNNNNNNNNNNNNNNNNNNNNNNNNNNNNNNNNNNNNNNNNNNNNNNNNNNNNNNNNNNNNNNNNNNNNNNNNNNNNNNNNNNNNNNNNNNNNNNNNNNNNNNNNNNNNNNNNNNNNNNNNNNNNNNNNNNNNNNNNNNNNNNNNNNNNNNNNNNNNNNNNNNNNNNNNNNNNNNNNNNNNNNNNNNNNNNNNNNNNNNNNNNNNNNNNNNNNNNNNNNNNNNNNNNNNNNNNNNNNNNNNNNNNNNNNNNNNNNNNNNNNNNNNNNNNNNNNNNNNNNNNNNNNNNNNNNNNNNNNNNNNNNNNNNNNNNNNNNNNNNNNNNNNNNNNNNNNNNNNNNNNNNNNNNNNNNNNNNNNNNNNNNNNNNNNNNNNNNNNNNNNNNNNNNNNNNNNNNNNNNNNNNNNNNNNNNNNNNNNNNNNNNNNNNNNNNNNNNNGAGAGGAGGACGGGGCCAAGGCAACGACGGGCCTAGGCTACAGCGACACAGAGGGGACAACCTTGGGTGGAACATGGATTGGCATGTGATGAGACGAGCGAGGAGTGAGTTGCGTGGCGTGTTGAGGTTGCCCTGTGGGGCTATATGTGTATGGTGTGTCTGTGTGTAAGGATCTATCAAATGTAACCGAACCTCGACGACGAGACGAGCCGCTCTCTCTCTCTAATATTATCCGCTCCTTCTCCTCTACCTAccctgcctcctccctcctccttcctcagACCTGATCCAGCTACTAGAGGTAGGTTACATACGACTTGTTCGTGTTTGATGGCCAAGATGCCACCCTGCCGCACTCAACGCCCCTGGAGATGACGGTTGTTTTGCGATACAGAAGTACCGACGGAATACACCAATATGTTTTTAATTGGTTTGACAAACAAAATGTTTTTTAGTCATAATATGGGAGGGAGGAGCCAACCCCCCTACCCCATGTCTTGAAGGGGCTTCTCAGATGCATAAGTAAGGTGTTGGCATAGGGCCTGAATCGTATTGACGCCAACATGGTCAAAACCTGGATGGAACCTTGGTCCGAAAATCTCTTGACAGTCACCAGTGAATGACAGCCCCTGGAGCCCGACAacttctatacctactaataaaagaaaataagtattCTTAATGTGTTTTGCTATTTTATAGAAAACCTCCTAATGTTTCTAACATTAAACCGCAGTACATATTAAATGTTTcttaaaatactcatatcttctagaccgtaattccaaatttaacatgttatatatggaatttgattagaaaaatatgtagaatccgaatatgatgttattttacctattAACAATTTTACAAAAATACTATATAGGATACAATGTTAATCAACAATGCATTATCCGTCTTTTCTTTATACCGGTAATTCAGATTGGGGATGAACACCTCAAAAAAATCAGGATTGGACATGAAATTGAAGATAAATTTTTTAGAGACACCCAATAAATAAGGACATGGATGACAAGAAATAAAAGAAGGACCCACTAAAGAATGGATGTCCgctataaaaaaaataaaagagaaaatgcagAGGAGATCCNNNNNNNNNNNNNNNNNNNNNNNNNNNNNNNNNNNNNNNNNNNNNNNNNNNNNNNNNNNNNNNNNNNNNNNNNNNNNNNNNNNNNNNNNNNNNNNNNNNNNNNNNNNNNNNNNNNNNNNNNNNNNNNNNNNNNNNNNNNNNNNNNNNNNNNNNNNNNNNNNNNNNNNNNNNNNNNNNNNNNNNNNNNNNNNNNNNNNNNNNNNNNNNNNNNNNNNNNNNNNNNNNNNNNNNNNNNNNNNNNNNNNNNNNNNNNNNNNNNNNNNNNNNNNNNNNNNNNNNNNNNNNNNNNNNNNNNNNNNNNNNNNNNNNNNNNNNNNNNNNNNNNNNNNNNNNNNNNNNNNNNNNNNNNNNNNNNNNNNNNNNNNNNNNNNNNNNNNNNNNNNNNNNNNNNNNNNNNNNNNNNNNNNNNNNNNNNNNNNNNNNNNNNNNNNNNNNNNNNNNNNNNNNNNNNNNNNNNNNNNNNNNNNNNNNNNNNNNNNNNNNNNNNNNNNNNNNNNNNNNNNNNNNNNNNNNNNNNNNNNNNNNNNNNNNNNNNNNNNNNNNNNNNNNNNNNNNNNNNNNNNNNNNNNNNNNNNNNNNNNNNNNNNNNNNNNNNNNNNNNNNNNNNNNNNNNNNNNNNNNNNNNNNNNNNNNNNNNNNNNNNNNNNNNNNNNNNNNNNNNNNNNNNNNNNNNNNNNNNNNNNNNNNNNNNNNNNNNNNNNNNNNNNNNNNNNNNNNNNNNNNNNNNNNNNNNNNNNNNNNNNNNNNNNNNNNNNNNNNNNNNNNNNNNNNNNNNNNNNNNNNNNNNNNNNNNNNNNNNNNNNNNNNNNNNNNNNNNNNNNNNNNNNNNNNNNNNNNNNNNNNNNNNNNNNNNNNNNNNNNNNNNNNNNNNNNNNNNNNNNNNNNNNNNNNNNNNNNNNNNNNNNNNNNNNNNNNNNNNNNNNNNNNNNNNNNNNNNNNNNNNNNNNNNNNNNNNNNNNNNNNNNNNNNNNNNNNNNNNNNNNNNNNNNNNNNNNNNNNNNNNNNNNNNNNNNNNNNNNNNNNNNNNNNNNNNNNNNNNNNNNNNNNNNNNNNNNNNNNNNNNNNNNNNNNNNNNNNNNNNNNNNNNNNNNNNNNNNNNNNNNNNNNNNNNNNNNNNNNNNNNNNNNNNNNNNNNNNNNNNNNNNNNNNNNNNNNNNNNNNNNNNNNNNNNNNNNNNNNNNNNNNNNNNNNNNNNNNNNNNNNNNNNNNNNNNNNNNNNNNNNNNNNNNNNNNNNNNNNNNNNNNNNNNNNNNNNNNNNNNNNNNNNNNNNNNNNNNNNNNNNNNNNNNNNNNNNNNNNNNNNNNNNNNNNNNNNNNNNNNNNNNNNNNNNNNNNNNNNNNNNNNNNNNNNNNNNNNNNNNNNNNNNNNNNNNNNNNNNNNNNNNNNNNNNNNNNNNNNNNNNNNNNNNNNNNNNNNNNNNNNNNNNNNNNNNNNNNNNNNNNNNNNNNNNNNNNNNNNNNNNNNNNNNNNNNNNNNNNNNNNNNNNNNNNNNNNNNNNNNNNNNNNNNNNNNNNNNNNNNNNNNNNNNNNNNNNNNNNNNNNNNNNNNNNNNNNNNNNNNNNNNNNNNNNNNNNNNNNNNNNNNNNNNNNNNNNNNNNNNNNNNNNNNNNNNNNNNNNNNNNNNNNNNNNNNNNNNNNNNNNNNNNNNNNNNNNNNNNNNNNNNNNNNNNNNNNNNNNNNNNNNNNNNNNNNNNNNNNNNNNNNNNNNNNNNNNNNNNNNNNNNNNNNNNNNNNNNNNNNNNNNNNNNNNNNNNNNNNNNNNNNNNNNNNNNNNNNNNNNNNNNNNNNNNNNNNNNNNNNNNNNNNNNNNNNNNNNNNNNNNNNNNNNNNNNNNNNNNNNNNNNNNNNNNNNNNNNNNNNNNNNNNNNNNNNNNNNNNNNNNNNNNNNNNNNNNNNNNNNNNNNNNNNNNNNNNNNNNNNNNNNNNNNNNNNNNNNNNNNNNNNNNNNNNNNNNNNNNNNNNNNNNNNNNNNNNNNNNNNNNNNNNNNNNNNNNNNNNNNNNNNNNNNNNNNNNNNNNNNNNNNNNNNNNNNNNNNNNNNNNNNNNNNNNNNNNNNNNNNNNNNNNNNNNNNNNNNNNNNNNNNNNNNNNNNNNNNNNNNNNNNNNNNNNNNNNNNNNNNNNNNNNNNNNNNNNNNNNNNNNNNNNNNNNNNNNNNNNNNNNNATTTAGTTCACACAATTTTTTTTCACCTAATTCAATTCTAGTTCATCCCATTCAAAATTTGATCACCTAATTAATTTTTGTTCATCTAATTCTATTTTAGTTCACCAGATTCATTTCTAATGCACACAACTCAAATTTTGGTTCACCTAATTCGTATTTGGTATTTGGTTGCCTATAATGCCTTTTTTTTTCCAATTGTGTGTTTCTCGAGGACCGGTTTTCTTGTATAATTCTTAGCACCAATTTACAGAGTTTACAGAAAAACAATAAGTCTTTATTAGTACTACTTGTATAATTCTTAGCATCAATCTAGAACTGTACGAACCTGTGTTAGAAACAGTTTTTCTTTCTCTAGCAGCGACATAGAaacagttttttttatttttctgaggAACGGCATAAAAACAGTAGTACGATCtcttttttttttaaagaaaacagtAGTAAGTACGATCTAACTAGCGATCGAACGCTAGAAACAGTCTAGCGATATGTTATTGGGCTTCATAGATACAGTCCACAACAAAACGTAGTAGGCGCCACAACTACGAACTGGCGCAGAAGGCGCCATCGAGGAGGTCTCCCGTTCTTGGGGCGGAGAGGTAGAGATTATTAATGCAGTGTGCGACGGTGGTGAGCACCCAACACGTGGGCCCCATGAGATCGACTAGGATCCAGTTTGCCAGCGGCAAGCTGAGCTGCTATGGTCGAAGAAGCGGGTGGCCGCTGATTGCACAACTAGCGGTCTCGACCACAACATAGTCCAAGTCGGCCATGAAGGCCAGGTACCTCAGCCGGCCACTACTGTGTCTAGTTCTTAGCGCTAACAGAATCATTTTATTGGAAAGGAACTAAACAGATGCATGTTAGAGTCGTATTTGGAGGGGAATAAGGGATTATGCTCCCTCAATTTATTCTTACATTTTTTTAAGCTAGAGATCATTTTTCCTAAAAATTTAAGGATTGCTCACTAGTCACTACCCCTGCCGTGTGGTTGTGATGAATAAATTAATTAGTTTGCATCCCACGCTAACCCACCGACCTAATCAGTCGAGCTGACTGTGCCAAGAATTAAATGAACTATTAATAATAAATTAATTTTCTGACCGAATGATTTGAACCAGTCCTCAGGTGCATAATGGCAGTTGCACTATTTATTTGAAGGTAGCAACATGGTTTGTTCTTGGATAAAACACAACACTTGCACGATACATTTTATTAATGATGTGTGGTACAATTAGTTGCATCACTGAACAAAGAACCCCCATCAACTATTAATCGAGGAAGGGGTAGTCAGTGTAGCCGATGACGGGGTCAGAGATGTAGAAGGTCATCCTATCATACTTGTTCAGCTCTGCGCCGATCTCAAACCTCTTTGGCAGGTCTGGATTCGCCAAGAACGATCGCCCGAAGGAGACCAAATCAGTGTACCCATCAGCGACCACCTTGCCCCCTTCCTCGCGGTCGTACCCGCCATTGGCCATAAATGTACCCTTGAACGCCTCCCTGTATGGCAGCAAGCGCTTCGGGACCACCCTTCGTCCATCAACGATGGCCATCCTCGGCTCGACCATGTGGAGATAGATGATGTTGTAGTTGTTGAGTTTGGTGGACATGTGGAGCGCGAGGGCGTGCGGGTCAGAGTCGTGGCAGTCCATGTAGTCGGTGAAGGGGGAGAGGCGGATGCCCACACGGTGGCCACCGACCTCCTTCACGACGGCATCCACCACCTCGAGAGCAAAGCGACACCGGTTCTCAATGCTGCCACCATACTCGTCGGTGCGGTCATTCGCACTGTCCTTGAGGAACTGCTCAATTAGGTACCCATTCGCCCCGTGGATCTCCACACCGTCAAAACCTGCCACGCCATTGACATTAGATTGAGCAATACATGTATACACTGGGAATTGTGTATTCGTATTTTTTTCCAAAGAGTAGTTGTTTAAGAAAGAGAAGTTTGACCAGTCATTTTTAAGAAAATCGTGCATATCAACAGCGTACCAGCGTCGATGGCGTTCCTGGCCGCCTTCCTGAAGTCGTCGACGATGGCCGGTATCTCCTCCACCTTGAGCCTCCTCGGCGGCGCGAACTCCTCCAGCCTCCCGTCATAGCTCATTTGCGGGCCCACCCCCTTGTCCGTGCACGACAGCGGCGCGGCACCGCCGGGCTGGTACTCATAGGTGGACACGCGGCCGACGTGCCAGATCTGGCAGAAGATGAGCGCGCCCTTGGCGTGCACTGCATCGACAATTGACTTCCATGCCTCGACGTGCTCCGCCGTCCAGACGCCCGGTGTATCGCGGTACCCCTGGGCCGTGTCGGAGACCCCGGTGGCCTCGGTGATGAGCAACCCGCCGGCGGAGGCGCGCTGGGAGTAGTACAAGGCGGCGTGCGGCTGCGGCACGTTGCCGTAGGAGCGCTGGCGGGTGAGCGGGGCCAGGACGATCCGGTGGGCGAGGTTGAGCTGGCCCATCTTGTACGGCGTCAGGAGAGGGATGGGCTCCATTGTTGAAGGGCTGAAGTTCTCTCTTGGGCTCCCGAAGGTTGATCAATGACAGCAGCTGCTAGCTAGCTTGTGTGATATGcagaacgaggaggaagaagaagatgcccagTGAGTGGAGTGGAGTCGATGGGCCTGGACATCCATTTTATAGACATTTTTTCCTCGCATGCAATGACGTGATATGATACGTACTACTCCATATGATATTGTTATAGTGACATTATTGCTAATATTAAAGTACGTGAGGAACATGGGAGGCATCCGGCTGCCGCTTTAGCCGCCTTCATCGATCAGTCACATACATCATAGGTGAGCTAAGCAGCATGGAACAGAAAGGCATCATAATATATTTTACGAATTATGTGTCACCGACGATGCAACAATTTGAACGACCACGTGTCACACCGACGCATCAAGGTCTGCTTTTTGACTCCTGCTAGAGAGGGACAGCAGCGATGTattataagggcatgtacaatggaggCATCGCCCTGGTGCTGCCTCAGCTCTTAAACTAATCAAAAAATAATGAAGCCatcatttaaaaaaaattctgtCCAACGGAGGGCCACACTATGTAGCGAAGCATTGTTTAATTTCTGTTCTCTCTATCCCTCTCTTGCATGCATCAGCGCAGCAtgtcttttcttcctttcttcactTTTCACGTATGAGGAAGCTGGCTCTTCTGCAGACTACACTTGCTACTGCGGGGCTATACCTTTTAGTCCGAACCTATTCCGAACCTACGTGTACCTGCGGGGCAGCAGGCTGAGGCTACCCATTGGGCATgccctaagggcatgtacaatggaggCATCACCCTCATGTTGCCTCAGCTATTTATCTAATCAAAAAGTAATAGAGCCACCGTTTGTGAAAAATTCTAGCCAACGCAGGCTACACTCGGTAGGGGACCAATCTCCCTTTACATGTATGTTGTTTTCTTTCCCCTCTCTCTACCTTTTTCCTTGCATGCATCAGCCTACCTTCTTCTTTCTTGCTTTCTCTCAGCTTTTAcggctaagggcatgtacaatggtagcATCACCTTATAGATGCTCCATACTCCACATAGATAAAGCAAACACAGCCATGGTCATTCCACAATGGAAGCAGCACGCATCCCTTTTTCTTTGTTGGGCCCACATTCAACCTTTCCTGTCCCACGTCCTCTCTTTACCTCCTTTCTTTTTCACCTTGGCCAGCTGCTTTTCAT is a genomic window containing:
- the LOC123094351 gene encoding putative 12-oxophytodienoate reductase 5; its protein translation is MEPIPLLTPYKMGQLNLAHRIVLAPLTRQRSYGNVPQPHAALYYSQRASAGGLLITEATGVSDTAQGYRDTPGVWTAEHVEAWKSIVDAVHAKGALIFCQIWHVGRVSTYEYQPGGAAPLSCTDKGVGPQMSYDGRLEEFAPPRRLKVEEIPAIVDDFRKAARNAIDAGFDGVEIHGANGYLIEQFLKDSANDRTDEYGGSIENRCRFALEVVDAVVKEVGGHRVGIRLSPFTDYMDCHDSDPHALALHMSTKLNNYNIIYLHMVEPRMAIVDGRRVVPKRLLPYREAFKGTFMANGGYDREEGGKVVADGYTDLVSFGRSFLANPDLPKRFEIGAELNKYDRMTFYISDPVIGYTDYPFLD